A region of Reichenbachiella carrageenanivorans DNA encodes the following proteins:
- a CDS encoding CDC27 family protein: MMTILRTIFILLLLTTFGQSSFAQKKKKKNKSNISIAPVQFLTEEEQAEVDHYFLEGEKYFLLQDLSKAMSAFQKVLDLDQKNAAAHYKIGQIYSENGDMSKALPHAIFAKSYNPKNKYYYLLVSHVQTNLGDLNAAEKTYLEMLSEVPDTENYWFELAAIQFYQKKYEAALVSYQKAQDHFGPMEEITIQKQQIYLKMNRLDLAIKEGKELVALYPNEPSHALSLAQMMLSNDKYEEAEKFILSKVDHYQNNERLYIFLSEAYSKQKKYADAIDVLKVPFESTTLDLSRKIRTMAGYLEMLPNEELNQPLLELAEALVKTHPDSYQALAMTGDLYYNINERAKGREYYIQAVAIDGSNYNIWQNILSLDLELEDYDGVIEHAKMALENFPNQATLYYFEGTAYLIKNDYENAIKIFNAGKAYAARDANMNSLFHGQLGDAYNSMGDHSKSDDAYEQALKAKPDNDHVLNNYSYFLSLRKKDLDKAKEMSSKLVTDFPENSTYLDTHAWVLYMMEDFSGAEKYLKLALQYEPSGTIIEHYGDALFQLGKIDEAIIQWKAARDMADDTTTLDKKIADKQLYE, encoded by the coding sequence ATGATGACAATACTGCGGACCATATTTATTTTATTGCTACTGACCACCTTTGGTCAATCTTCGTTTGCTCAAAAAAAGAAGAAAAAAAACAAATCGAATATCAGTATAGCTCCTGTCCAGTTTCTCACAGAAGAAGAACAGGCCGAAGTAGATCATTACTTTCTAGAAGGCGAAAAATATTTCCTGCTTCAAGACTTATCAAAGGCCATGAGTGCCTTTCAGAAAGTACTAGATTTGGATCAGAAAAATGCAGCGGCTCATTATAAAATCGGGCAGATCTATAGTGAAAACGGCGACATGTCTAAAGCATTACCGCATGCCATTTTTGCCAAAAGCTATAACCCTAAAAACAAGTATTATTACTTGCTCGTCTCTCACGTCCAAACCAATTTGGGCGATCTGAATGCAGCCGAAAAGACTTACCTAGAAATGCTCAGCGAAGTTCCCGACACAGAAAATTATTGGTTTGAACTCGCTGCTATTCAGTTTTATCAAAAGAAATATGAAGCGGCTCTGGTAAGCTACCAAAAAGCACAAGATCATTTTGGCCCGATGGAAGAAATCACGATTCAGAAACAACAGATTTATCTAAAAATGAATCGTTTGGATCTAGCCATCAAAGAAGGCAAAGAACTCGTAGCTCTATACCCCAACGAGCCATCTCATGCACTATCGCTCGCTCAGATGATGTTATCTAACGACAAATATGAAGAAGCTGAAAAATTCATTTTATCTAAAGTAGACCATTATCAAAACAATGAACGGCTATACATCTTCTTGTCCGAAGCATATAGCAAGCAGAAAAAATATGCCGACGCGATCGATGTATTAAAAGTCCCTTTTGAAAGCACTACTCTCGATCTTTCGAGAAAGATCCGAACCATGGCAGGCTATTTGGAAATGCTGCCAAACGAAGAACTAAACCAACCGCTACTTGAGCTGGCCGAAGCTTTAGTCAAAACCCACCCAGACTCCTATCAAGCCCTAGCTATGACAGGCGATCTGTATTATAACATCAATGAAAGAGCCAAAGGACGCGAATACTACATCCAAGCAGTAGCCATAGATGGGTCTAACTATAACATATGGCAAAATATACTTTCTCTCGACCTAGAACTAGAGGACTATGATGGCGTGATCGAACATGCAAAAATGGCCTTGGAAAATTTTCCAAATCAAGCTACACTCTACTATTTCGAAGGCACCGCTTATTTGATCAAAAACGATTATGAAAACGCCATAAAAATATTCAATGCAGGCAAAGCCTATGCTGCACGCGATGCCAATATGAACAGCCTGTTTCATGGCCAACTGGGCGATGCCTATAATAGCATGGGAGATCATAGCAAGTCTGACGACGCCTATGAGCAAGCACTAAAAGCCAAGCCAGACAATGACCATGTGCTCAACAACTACAGCTACTTCCTTTCGCTCCGCAAGAAAGATCTGGACAAAGCAAAGGAAATGTCATCAAAACTGGTGACAGACTTCCCAGAGAATTCTACATACCTAGATACCCATGCATGGGTTTTGTATATGATGGAGGATTTTTCTGGCGCAGAAAAATATTTAAAATTGGCTTTGCAATATGAGCCAAGTGGCACAATCATAGAGCACTACGGCGATGCCCTGTTTCAGCTTGGCAAAATAGATGAAGCCATCATACAATGGAAAGCCGCAAGAGACATGGCGGATGATACCACGACTCTCGACAAAAAAATAGCAGATAAACAGCTCTATGAATAG
- a CDS encoding lipopolysaccharide biosynthesis protein, protein MSAVKGLAGDTMWYGLSSIIGRMISYLLVPLYTTVFLPGEYGIVTELYAYTAFLYPIFTYGLETAYFRFANKNPEGEPALFNLVTSMLILSSLILSGLLFWFASDLAIWLEYPGKEMVFYWLAAVLGVDAVTAVPFARLRFRKKAKKFALIRFFNITFAVVLNIFFLVFCLNIYEGHWFSSWQPFMLENYDFEFKAKYVFLSNLISNSLLIVLLIKEFGGFKFTFDWKRFTPILIYASPLLFMGLAGATNEMLSRALLKIWLPEGFYPGQTSMAALGIFGACYKLSVFMMLGIQAFRYAAEPFFFSNAENKDSPKLFASVMTGFVIFSAFVFVAISLNLEIIGMVFLANPTYREGLYVVPVLLMAYLFNGIYYNLSVWYKVTDRTIYGAIITILGAVITVVLNYLLIPVFGYFGSALVTLISFFAMASLSFLIGKKYYPVPYQVLRIGAYILYASVLVGCFYTIDLGNWILNFVIRNLGVLLFVLTTYFVERKHLSGRIVFGIKIP, encoded by the coding sequence ATGAGTGCAGTCAAGGGATTAGCTGGAGACACCATGTGGTATGGACTAAGTAGCATCATCGGCAGGATGATATCCTACTTGCTTGTACCCCTTTACACTACTGTGTTTTTGCCAGGCGAATACGGTATCGTCACCGAACTGTACGCCTATACGGCTTTTTTGTACCCTATTTTTACTTACGGTCTCGAGACGGCATATTTCAGGTTTGCAAATAAAAATCCTGAAGGAGAACCCGCCTTGTTCAATCTGGTCACCAGCATGCTGATTCTTTCTAGTCTTATCCTCTCAGGCTTGTTGTTTTGGTTTGCCTCAGACTTGGCCATTTGGCTCGAATATCCAGGCAAGGAAATGGTGTTTTACTGGTTAGCAGCAGTGCTAGGTGTAGATGCCGTCACTGCTGTACCATTTGCACGACTTCGCTTTCGCAAAAAAGCTAAAAAATTCGCACTCATCAGGTTCTTCAACATCACCTTTGCTGTGGTGCTCAATATCTTTTTCCTGGTCTTTTGTTTGAATATCTACGAAGGGCACTGGTTTTCTAGTTGGCAACCTTTCATGCTAGAAAACTACGATTTCGAATTTAAAGCTAAATATGTCTTCTTATCCAACCTGATTTCGAATTCGCTATTGATCGTCTTACTAATCAAAGAATTCGGCGGTTTCAAATTCACCTTCGATTGGAAGAGGTTTACCCCCATTTTGATCTACGCTTCTCCGCTACTATTCATGGGGCTGGCAGGTGCTACCAATGAAATGCTGTCTCGTGCACTGCTCAAAATCTGGTTACCCGAAGGGTTTTACCCAGGCCAAACCAGCATGGCTGCCCTCGGCATATTCGGGGCTTGTTACAAACTTTCTGTATTCATGATGCTGGGCATACAAGCCTTTAGATACGCCGCAGAGCCTTTCTTCTTTTCCAATGCCGAAAACAAAGATTCTCCCAAACTATTTGCCAGTGTTATGACGGGATTTGTGATTTTCAGTGCTTTTGTTTTTGTCGCTATATCTCTGAATTTGGAAATCATCGGCATGGTATTTCTAGCCAATCCTACTTACCGAGAAGGCTTATACGTAGTACCTGTTTTACTGATGGCTTATTTGTTTAATGGCATCTATTACAATCTTTCTGTCTGGTACAAAGTCACCGATCGCACCATCTACGGTGCCATCATCACGATACTAGGAGCGGTAATCACCGTAGTGCTCAACTATCTCTTGATACCTGTATTCGGCTATTTTGGGAGTGCGCTGGTCACTTTGATCTCATTTTTCGCCATGGCTTCCCTAAGCTTTCTTATTGGAAAAAAATACTACCCAGTACCCTATCAAGTACTACGGATAGGTGCCTATATTTTGTATGCGTCTGTACTCGTAGGCTGCTTTTATACCATAGACTTAGGCAACTGGATATTGAATTTTGTCATTAGGAACCTTGGTGTGTTACTCTTTGTATTGACCACCTACTTTGTAGAACGCAAGCATCTTTCTGGCCGAATAGTATTCGGAATTAAAATTCCCTAA
- the gpmI gene encoding 2,3-bisphosphoglycerate-independent phosphoglycerate mutase, giving the protein MDKKVILMILDGWGIGTNPEVSAIKAAKTPFIDSCYTKYAHSKLEASGLAVGLPEGQMGNSEVGHMNIGAGRVVYQDLVKLNLAAKDGSLAKNETLVEAFDYAKSNNKTVHFIGLVSDGGIHSHIDHLKALCDGAAAQGLEDVMIHAFTDGRDTDPKGGKKYLEDLQGHLDKTTGKIASITGRYYAMDRDKRWERVKLAYDAMVNGEGKKTTDVLAAVDASYAEGVTDEFIQPIVQTDTNGSPLGTIKAGDVVICFNFRTDRGRQITEALTQFDFSEVGMKKLDLNYVTMTNYDNTFKGVKVMYDKDNLVNTLGEVLEGAGKKQIRIAETEKYPHVTFFFSGGREKEFEGEKRLLCPSPKVATYDLQPEMSAADIRDAIIPELKKGEVDFVCLNFANPDMVGHTGVFEAAVKACETVDGCAKSVVEAAIANGYTPIIIADHGNSDIMMNPDGSPNTAHTTNLVPCIFADEDIKEPVKDGKLGDLAPTILTLMGVSIPKEMTGDILV; this is encoded by the coding sequence ATGGATAAAAAGGTAATACTAATGATTCTGGACGGGTGGGGCATAGGCACCAATCCAGAAGTATCGGCAATCAAAGCAGCAAAAACTCCTTTCATCGATTCTTGCTATACCAAATACGCACATAGTAAACTGGAAGCTTCTGGCCTAGCTGTAGGCTTGCCAGAAGGACAAATGGGCAACTCTGAAGTAGGCCATATGAACATTGGCGCAGGTCGCGTAGTGTATCAGGATTTGGTAAAGCTAAACCTGGCAGCCAAAGACGGATCTCTAGCCAAAAATGAAACTTTGGTCGAAGCATTCGATTACGCCAAAAGCAACAACAAAACGGTACACTTCATCGGATTGGTATCTGATGGAGGCATCCACTCCCACATCGATCACCTCAAGGCACTTTGCGACGGCGCTGCCGCACAAGGACTCGAAGATGTGATGATCCACGCATTCACCGATGGACGCGACACCGACCCTAAAGGCGGAAAAAAATATTTGGAAGATCTACAAGGTCACCTCGACAAAACCACTGGCAAAATAGCCTCTATCACTGGCAGATACTACGCCATGGATAGAGACAAAAGATGGGAAAGAGTAAAGCTCGCCTATGATGCTATGGTGAATGGAGAAGGCAAAAAAACCACGGATGTATTGGCTGCAGTGGACGCCTCTTATGCCGAAGGGGTTACCGACGAATTCATCCAACCTATCGTGCAGACCGATACCAATGGCTCGCCACTAGGCACCATCAAGGCAGGTGATGTAGTAATTTGTTTCAACTTCAGAACCGACAGAGGCAGACAAATCACTGAAGCCTTGACACAATTTGATTTCTCGGAGGTAGGAATGAAAAAGCTCGATCTCAACTATGTGACCATGACCAACTACGACAACACATTCAAAGGAGTGAAGGTGATGTACGACAAGGACAACTTGGTAAACACACTAGGTGAAGTGCTAGAAGGAGCAGGCAAAAAACAAATCCGTATAGCCGAAACAGAAAAGTATCCGCACGTGACGTTCTTCTTCTCTGGAGGTAGAGAAAAAGAATTTGAAGGAGAAAAAAGATTGCTTTGCCCTTCACCTAAAGTGGCTACTTATGACCTGCAACCAGAAATGAGCGCCGCTGACATTCGCGATGCCATTATCCCTGAGTTGAAAAAAGGCGAAGTAGACTTTGTATGCTTGAATTTTGCCAATCCCGACATGGTAGGCCACACAGGTGTATTCGAAGCAGCAGTAAAAGCTTGCGAAACGGTAGACGGATGTGCAAAGTCAGTCGTAGAGGCGGCTATCGCCAATGGCTACACGCCGATCATTATCGCAGACCACGGCAACTCCGACATCATGATGAACCCTGACGGTTCGCCAAACACAGCACACACGACCAATTTGGTGCCTTGCATCTTCGCAGACGAAGACATCAAAGAGCCAGTGAAAGACGGAAAGCTAGGAGATCTAGCTCCAACCATACTAACTCTAATGGGAGTCTCTATTCCCAAAGAGATGACTGGAGATATTCTTGTTTAA
- a CDS encoding enoyl-CoA hydratase/isomerase family protein codes for MEQLETLALHVSDSILTITINRESALNALNQKTFIELESTIEQAIDNKEISGIIITGAGEKAFVAGADITELATMNEVNSRSLAEKGQEIFDLIEGSAKPVIAVVNGFALGGGCEMAMACHMRIATSNAKFGQPEVNLGVIPGYGGTQRLTQLVGKGKALELMLTGDMIGADEALSLRLINYKVDTKADAITKAEEILAKIQTKAPLAVGMVIECVKAVYTTGQNGYQTEANSFSRCCGTEDFKEGTTAFLEKRKPIFKGE; via the coding sequence ATGGAACAACTGGAAACATTAGCTCTTCATGTCTCGGATAGCATTCTTACCATCACTATCAATCGTGAATCTGCCCTTAATGCACTCAATCAAAAAACCTTTATTGAACTTGAAAGCACAATAGAGCAAGCCATTGACAATAAAGAAATTTCAGGGATTATCATTACTGGCGCAGGAGAAAAAGCCTTTGTAGCTGGCGCAGACATTACCGAACTGGCCACTATGAATGAGGTCAATAGTCGTAGCTTGGCAGAAAAAGGTCAAGAAATTTTTGACCTGATCGAAGGCTCGGCCAAACCTGTTATAGCCGTAGTCAATGGCTTTGCCCTTGGCGGTGGATGCGAAATGGCCATGGCCTGCCATATGCGTATAGCTACATCCAATGCCAAATTTGGACAACCAGAAGTAAACCTAGGCGTGATACCAGGCTATGGCGGTACCCAACGGCTCACTCAGCTCGTGGGCAAAGGCAAAGCACTAGAACTTATGCTGACTGGCGACATGATCGGGGCAGACGAAGCATTGAGTCTGAGATTGATCAATTACAAAGTAGATACCAAGGCAGATGCCATAACCAAAGCAGAAGAGATCTTAGCCAAAATACAAACTAAAGCACCACTAGCCGTAGGTATGGTGATAGAGTGCGTAAAAGCAGTATATACTACTGGTCAAAATGGCTATCAGACCGAGGCCAATTCATTTTCACGATGCTGCGGCACCGAAGATTTCAAAGAAGGAACTACCGCCTTTTTAGAAAAAAGAAAGCCGATATTCAAAGGCGAATAA
- a CDS encoding T9SS type A sorting domain-containing protein yields MKNLICTLALSIASLSAYAQPCSSCNQGSATKTWEGDVSANWNDAANWSGNTLPTTQSVTIDGGSIVTYHPVISTNSTFSPADVFIQNGATLTIQADITITDDFFIRNGATLFIEGGSSTTGDDINLCKGGTINMSGGNVDNTNSSGLMRVCETQPAAATGTPQIIVTGGTFSSNGSEAESGDVEDYITVSSGGTYTEAGSSLPVDMISFTGVLHKKLISLRWVTGSEQNNSHFEIQRSEDQDYFETIGKVEGTGTTSNRQTYQFLDDSNQGEYYQLKQIDYDGKAKIYGPIRVSSEPLRNRSIHILKTGEGMLDISVTHAPKQCLMYNLTGHVVFDTPVSNHFTIDSRDFPKGIYVIKMHWDTDVITQKVFID; encoded by the coding sequence ATGAAAAACTTAATTTGTACACTCGCTTTATCTATTGCCAGTTTATCCGCCTACGCTCAGCCTTGTAGCAGCTGTAATCAAGGATCTGCCACCAAAACATGGGAAGGTGATGTGAGTGCCAACTGGAACGACGCTGCCAACTGGAGTGGCAATACGCTACCGACCACCCAAAGCGTGACCATAGATGGTGGGTCTATTGTCACATATCACCCTGTGATCTCGACCAATTCTACTTTTAGCCCAGCAGATGTATTTATCCAAAATGGCGCTACGCTCACCATACAAGCTGACATAACCATTACTGATGACTTTTTTATAAGAAATGGTGCTACACTATTTATCGAAGGGGGATCTAGTACCACAGGAGACGATATCAACTTGTGCAAGGGCGGAACCATAAATATGAGTGGTGGCAATGTAGACAACACGAATAGTTCTGGTCTGATGCGCGTATGCGAAACCCAGCCCGCTGCTGCTACAGGCACACCTCAGATCATAGTAACTGGTGGCACATTTTCCAGCAATGGATCAGAAGCCGAATCAGGTGATGTGGAAGACTATATCACGGTTTCTAGTGGGGGCACCTATACTGAAGCAGGATCGTCACTTCCCGTAGACATGATTTCGTTTACTGGTGTACTACATAAAAAGCTAATCTCCCTACGCTGGGTAACTGGATCAGAACAAAATAATTCGCATTTTGAAATTCAGCGAAGTGAAGACCAAGACTATTTCGAAACAATTGGAAAAGTGGAGGGTACTGGTACGACAAGCAATAGACAAACATATCAATTTTTGGACGACTCTAATCAAGGAGAATACTATCAACTCAAACAGATAGACTATGATGGAAAAGCTAAAATATATGGCCCTATACGTGTCAGCAGCGAACCCTTGCGAAACCGCAGCATCCATATACTAAAGACAGGAGAAGGGATGCTCGATATATCGGTGACTCACGCTCCGAAACAATGCTTGATGTATAACCTTACAGGTCACGTAGTATTTGATACGCCAGTTTCAAATCATTTTACCATCGATTCCAGAGATTTCCCCAAAGGGATATATGTGATCAAAATGCACTGGGATACAGACGTAATCACTCAAAAAGTATTCATTGATTAA
- a CDS encoding DUF4292 domain-containing protein translates to MNRFILCLAGLLALTACSKKLAIFSSKSNQLNLNNLDYDNLSMKSKIKYKDENRDLKASANIRVKKDSIIWFSLTPGLGIEAARGIVTKDSIVILDKIHKEYQVLKVSELSDKYHFDFDLKLLESIIIGNLIWPINNEDDIKKEDGYFKVKKSQDNLTVMNFIGSNSMKLEKIQALSDTSGNAMSIDYAEFLKVNDKVIPSEINIEINYRSKRNKAKKVSKVQIKHSRININKEDLNFTFSIPDKYEPM, encoded by the coding sequence ATGAATAGATTTATCCTCTGCCTCGCAGGCTTATTAGCACTTACTGCTTGTAGCAAAAAACTCGCAATCTTCTCTTCGAAATCGAATCAACTGAATTTGAACAACTTGGATTATGACAACCTATCCATGAAATCCAAAATCAAATACAAAGATGAAAATCGTGACCTCAAGGCTTCGGCCAACATACGCGTAAAAAAAGACAGCATCATTTGGTTTTCCTTGACTCCTGGGCTTGGGATCGAAGCTGCCAGAGGTATCGTCACCAAGGATTCTATCGTGATCCTAGACAAAATTCACAAAGAATATCAAGTGCTAAAAGTCTCCGAACTATCAGATAAATATCACTTTGATTTTGATTTGAAATTACTAGAATCTATCATCATCGGCAATCTGATCTGGCCCATCAATAATGAAGACGACATCAAAAAAGAAGATGGCTACTTCAAAGTAAAAAAATCTCAAGACAACTTGACCGTAATGAATTTCATAGGTTCCAACTCTATGAAACTAGAAAAAATACAAGCATTAAGCGACACCAGTGGCAATGCTATGAGCATAGACTATGCAGAATTTTTGAAAGTAAACGATAAAGTAATCCCATCTGAAATCAACATAGAAATCAACTACAGATCCAAAAGAAACAAGGCTAAAAAGGTATCCAAAGTGCAAATAAAACACTCTAGGATCAACATCAACAAAGAAGACCTAAACTTTACTTTTAGTATTCCTGACAAGTATGAACCCATGTAA
- a CDS encoding murein hydrolase activator EnvC family protein has translation MFLIATLSFVSEGLAQKSKTQIEKEKKESLAKISEVQKILKETETEKKATIGQLQALNKQIEVRRSLISSITQEIDLLSGEINDLSMVVDALQSDLGHLKEEYGQMVYDAYKANQGYSKLTFLFSAQTFNQLFLRLKYLEQYTKAREVQVEQIEKVKNAMNQQVNSLVLKKEEQDILLKSKIKENQNLLSLKTKQNKVVQELSKREKELKAEVDETKKAVTRLDNLLAKIIKAEIEKSNAGKASNSINLSADMAKISTAFESKKSRLAWPVQSGFVSEKFGKHPHPVLKNIWVENQGVDIQTQKNAQVKAVFEGKVATTAFVPGMNRVVIVQHGDYYTLYAKLKSVNVKKGQVIQANENIGEVFTNADGISEIQFQVWKNNVKMDPEKWLVNK, from the coding sequence TTGTTTCTGATCGCAACCCTTTCTTTTGTTTCTGAAGGACTTGCCCAAAAAAGTAAGACCCAAATAGAAAAAGAAAAAAAAGAAAGCCTAGCCAAAATATCCGAAGTACAGAAAATTCTAAAGGAAACAGAAACGGAAAAAAAAGCTACGATTGGTCAACTCCAAGCACTCAACAAACAAATCGAAGTAAGACGATCTCTGATCTCCTCTATCACTCAAGAAATTGACCTCCTCAGTGGGGAGATCAACGACTTGTCTATGGTCGTAGATGCTCTCCAATCCGACCTCGGACATCTCAAAGAAGAATATGGACAAATGGTCTACGACGCGTACAAAGCCAACCAGGGCTACAGTAAACTGACCTTCCTATTTTCTGCTCAAACGTTCAATCAGCTGTTTCTACGATTGAAATACTTAGAACAATACACCAAAGCCAGAGAAGTACAAGTTGAGCAAATCGAAAAAGTAAAAAATGCAATGAATCAGCAGGTCAACTCACTTGTCCTCAAAAAAGAAGAACAAGACATCTTGCTCAAATCCAAAATCAAAGAAAATCAAAACCTGCTTTCGCTAAAAACCAAACAAAATAAAGTAGTACAAGAACTAAGCAAACGAGAAAAAGAACTCAAAGCAGAAGTAGACGAGACCAAAAAAGCTGTCACTCGATTAGACAACTTATTGGCAAAGATCATCAAAGCCGAAATCGAAAAATCGAACGCAGGAAAGGCCTCCAATTCTATCAATCTATCTGCAGATATGGCTAAAATCTCCACGGCTTTCGAAAGTAAAAAAAGCAGATTGGCATGGCCAGTTCAGTCAGGCTTCGTTTCCGAAAAATTCGGCAAACATCCCCACCCCGTCCTCAAAAACATCTGGGTAGAAAACCAAGGTGTGGATATTCAAACCCAGAAAAATGCACAAGTAAAAGCTGTATTCGAAGGCAAAGTAGCTACCACCGCCTTTGTACCTGGAATGAACCGCGTCGTCATCGTGCAACATGGAGACTACTATACGCTCTACGCCAAACTCAAATCCGTGAATGTAAAAAAAGGACAAGTCATCCAAGCCAATGAAAACATAGGCGAAGTATTCACCAACGCAGATGGCATATCCGAAATTCAATTTCAGGTTTGGAAAAACAACGTGAAAATGGATCCAGAAAAGTGGCTTGTCAACAAGTAA
- a CDS encoding tetratricopeptide repeat-containing sensor histidine kinase: MAMIRPFVHIIILAYTFVGFFSSPTSAQDQTAADSLLNVLHTDDTISDSSRCVLYYEIAFYSTDPSERIHYAEQALKIAEELQNDQLIAFGLRYKGNGLRSQGQLSEAIKHYLDAASLYAGSNKGLEAGVIYIDLGDIYAIQNNYQNSLNYYRQGINIFRQSKDSVKLATALLNVGELYRTNQKLDSAIVYFQRSKAIFSKIGYAIGLAYNLGNIGLVLAEEGKYELAEENIAKATAILVKIDDQYPIAVFQTALADIYANRGAYDQALVYGHTSLKIGEELGLKEQIRDASLKLSEIYQSAGNSDEAYTYLKQYIAYRDSINNEETIRQMADLRTAYEVSKKQAEVDLLQEQALLNNIVVWCAIFIIALLLILTVALLKIYRIKDRAIRIVRERRRVIAAQRNQLDEVNKTKDRFFSIISHDIRGPISNFQGISGLINVLAESNDADGLKQLGSMMEASAKEVSVLLDNLLEWALSQEGKIPYHAEPVKLKELCQANLGIMLNMAMAKQIELRGRLTQEVIVDADKNSVSTIIRNLLSNAIKFTPEGGEVKLEIAEVDGMGLVSVIDTGIGIPKDKLNDLFQLKGMRSSWGTKGEKGIGLGLTLVYEFVQLNHGQIEVESEEGKGTTFKVYLPLTKKTVLAESN, translated from the coding sequence ATGGCCATGATCAGGCCATTTGTACATATCATCATATTAGCCTACACTTTCGTAGGCTTTTTTTCATCTCCTACAAGCGCACAGGATCAGACGGCGGCGGATAGTTTGCTAAACGTTCTGCATACTGACGACACTATTTCTGATTCAAGTCGTTGTGTTTTGTATTATGAAATTGCATTTTATTCTACCGATCCGAGTGAAAGGATTCATTACGCAGAACAAGCATTAAAAATAGCAGAAGAACTGCAAAACGATCAACTGATTGCTTTTGGGCTGAGGTACAAAGGCAATGGATTGCGCTCTCAGGGACAATTGAGTGAAGCGATCAAACATTATTTAGACGCGGCATCTCTGTATGCTGGAAGCAATAAAGGTTTAGAAGCGGGTGTGATTTATATTGACCTAGGCGATATATATGCCATTCAAAACAATTATCAAAACTCGTTAAATTATTACCGTCAAGGGATTAATATTTTTCGTCAAAGTAAAGATTCCGTCAAGCTTGCCACCGCTTTGCTAAATGTGGGTGAGTTATACCGAACCAATCAAAAATTAGACTCGGCTATTGTTTATTTTCAGCGTTCAAAAGCCATTTTTAGCAAAATAGGCTATGCTATTGGTTTAGCTTATAATCTAGGAAATATAGGTTTGGTGTTGGCAGAAGAAGGTAAATATGAATTGGCCGAAGAGAACATAGCTAAGGCGACGGCTATTTTGGTGAAAATAGATGACCAATATCCAATAGCTGTTTTTCAAACAGCATTAGCTGACATTTATGCCAATAGAGGAGCGTATGATCAAGCGCTAGTATATGGTCATACTAGTTTGAAAATAGGCGAGGAACTAGGGCTTAAAGAGCAGATTAGAGATGCCAGCCTTAAGCTTTCGGAAATTTATCAGTCGGCAGGAAATTCTGATGAAGCCTACACTTATCTCAAGCAGTATATTGCTTACAGAGATAGTATCAATAATGAAGAAACCATAAGACAAATGGCTGATCTGAGAACGGCCTATGAAGTGTCTAAAAAGCAAGCCGAAGTGGATCTGTTGCAGGAGCAAGCTTTGCTCAACAATATTGTAGTATGGTGTGCTATATTTATAATAGCTCTGTTATTGATTCTTACTGTAGCTTTATTGAAAATCTATAGGATAAAAGACCGAGCGATAAGGATCGTGAGGGAGAGAAGGAGAGTCATTGCGGCGCAGCGAAATCAGCTGGATGAAGTGAATAAAACGAAGGATCGATTTTTTTCAATCATATCACATGACATCCGCGGGCCAATTAGCAATTTTCAGGGCATTTCTGGGCTGATCAATGTCTTGGCAGAAAGCAATGATGCGGATGGGTTGAAACAGCTTGGCAGTATGATGGAGGCTTCGGCCAAAGAAGTTTCGGTATTGCTCGATAACCTGCTGGAATGGGCATTGAGCCAAGAAGGAAAAATCCCGTATCATGCAGAGCCTGTCAAACTCAAAGAGCTTTGTCAGGCCAACCTAGGTATCATGCTCAATATGGCTATGGCCAAACAAATAGAACTGAGAGGCAGGTTGACTCAAGAAGTAATCGTAGATGCCGATAAAAATAGTGTGTCTACCATCATTAGAAATTTGTTGAGCAATGCCATCAAGTTTACCCCCGAAGGAGGAGAAGTGAAACTGGAAATAGCAGAAGTAGATGGCATGGGGCTTGTCAGCGTGATAGACACGGGTATAGGCATACCCAAGGATAAACTAAACGACCTGTTTCAGCTCAAAGGAATGCGTAGCAGCTGGGGTACCAAGGGTGAAAAGGGTATCGGACTAGGGCTTACCTTGGTATATGAGTTTGTACAACTCAACCATGGGCAAATAGAAGTAGAAAGTGAAGAAGGCAAGGGGACTACTTTTAAGGTGTACTTGCCATTGACAAAAAAGACAGTGCTAGCAGAGAGCAACTAG